In Halobaculum magnesiiphilum, the following proteins share a genomic window:
- the cca gene encoding CCA tRNA nucleotidyltransferase, with protein sequence MTDPDAEADGDVDAHDPGDEPAAGDDLDAVLAAVCERVTPDADERARMEAAAADLAERARDAVAELPSPADEADVLTVGSTARGTWLAGDRDIDLFVRFPTALSREDLERLGLRVGHAVLPDGEEEYAEHPYVVGAVDGFDVDLVPCYGVDAATEIRTAVDRTPFHNEYLRDRLTDDLADDVRVLKAFLKGVGVYGSNLRTRGFSGYLTELLVLEHGGARGTLEAVADWHPPVRFDPEDHGTAEFDDPLVVVDPTDPERNVAAVLSGDNLARLQHHARDLLADPRTDPFFPEPTEPISPEEVREHVRRRDTAPLAVAFDAPDIVDDQLYPQLRRSLAGIERELDGLGFDALRSATFAAERDDAGGDRRAVLLVELADRELPAIERHEGPPVHVREHAAGFHRKYADDPDAYGPFVADGRYVVERERDPAERDAVAVLESGRVFDAALGARVESALERGYDVLAGEAVATLADEFGADLREYFEPSV encoded by the coding sequence ATGACCGACCCGGACGCCGAGGCCGACGGCGACGTGGACGCCCACGATCCCGGCGACGAACCCGCCGCCGGCGACGACCTCGACGCGGTGCTTGCGGCGGTGTGCGAGCGGGTCACCCCCGACGCCGACGAGCGCGCGCGGATGGAGGCGGCCGCCGCCGACCTCGCCGAGCGCGCCCGCGACGCCGTCGCGGAGCTCCCCTCGCCCGCCGACGAGGCCGACGTGCTCACCGTCGGGTCGACCGCCCGCGGCACGTGGCTCGCGGGCGACCGCGACATCGACCTGTTCGTCCGGTTCCCGACGGCCCTCTCCCGGGAGGACCTGGAGCGGCTCGGCCTGCGCGTCGGCCACGCGGTGCTCCCCGACGGCGAGGAGGAGTACGCCGAACACCCGTACGTCGTCGGCGCCGTCGACGGCTTCGACGTGGACCTGGTCCCCTGCTACGGCGTCGACGCCGCCACCGAGATCCGCACGGCCGTCGACCGAACGCCGTTCCACAACGAGTACCTCCGCGACCGGCTGACCGACGACCTCGCGGACGACGTTCGCGTCCTCAAGGCGTTCCTGAAGGGCGTCGGCGTCTACGGCAGCAACCTCCGTACCCGGGGCTTCTCCGGGTACCTCACCGAGCTGCTCGTGCTCGAACACGGCGGCGCCCGCGGGACGCTGGAGGCGGTCGCCGACTGGCACCCGCCGGTCCGGTTCGACCCGGAGGACCACGGCACCGCCGAGTTCGACGACCCGCTCGTCGTCGTCGACCCGACCGACCCCGAGCGCAACGTCGCGGCCGTGCTCTCGGGCGACAACCTCGCCCGTCTCCAGCATCACGCGCGCGACCTGCTCGCGGACCCGCGGACGGACCCGTTCTTCCCCGAGCCGACCGAGCCGATCTCGCCCGAGGAGGTCCGCGAGCACGTCCGCCGCCGCGACACCGCCCCCCTGGCGGTCGCGTTCGACGCGCCCGACATCGTCGACGACCAACTGTACCCGCAGCTCCGCCGCTCGCTGGCGGGTATCGAGCGTGAACTCGACGGACTGGGGTTCGACGCGCTCCGGTCCGCGACGTTCGCGGCCGAACGCGACGACGCCGGCGGCGACCGGCGCGCGGTGCTGCTCGTCGAACTCGCCGACCGGGAACTCCCGGCTATCGAGCGCCACGAGGGGCCGCCGGTCCACGTCCGCGAGCACGCCGCCGGGTTCCACAGGAAGTACGCCGACGACCCCGACGCGTACGGCCCGTTCGTCGCCGACGGCCGCTACGTCGTCGAGCGCGAGCGCGACCCCGCCGAGCGCGACGCGGTCGCCGTCCTCGAATCCGGGCGGGTCTTCGACGCCGCCCTCGGCGCGCGCGTGGAGTCGGCGCTGGAGCGCGGGTACGACGTGCTCGCCGGCGAGGCGGTCGCGACGCTGGCCGACGAGTTCGGCGCGGACCTGCGAGAGTACTTCGAGCCGTCGGTGTAG